The sequence CTCTCTTCTTTTAATAAACCCTGAATGTTGGGCAGAACCAGTACAGGAAGTTAAATctgtacagaaacaaacaaatgtctgGTTTGTAGTTTGAGTTTTCACACAATATTCCACAAACTCCATGTGTAATTGGGTTTTATTTAATACATGCTTTACTCATttagttgtctttttttgcgtgtgtgtggtcCAATAAAAAATGTCAGCCCTTGAAACATATTTTGCTATATATACatagtgtgtttttgtgggcTGTAAAAACTACCACATTAGACAAAGGAAACCTGCATGGCTAGCTGAGTCTGCTGTGCTTTGTAGTAGGAATGAAAGCACCTCTCAGTCCAAACCAGGACTGccagacagaaatacaaaacatagaGCAAACTGAAAGCTGTTCCAAGGTGCGACATTTCGACCACACTGCCCTTTCACGGACTTAAGCTTTGTTTCTGTATGCGTTAATGATTAAATCATGTTTGGTGTTTAATCATTACAGGatgtaaaacaacagaaaggccTTAACTCTCCTGTTCCTGTTAATTTGAACTCCATTTGTGTCACCATCAAGCATCaaaaactttatatttttttaaacaagtctgatacatacaaacacaaaatatcaatACATTCATAGCAAATGCACTGTATTCACGAAACACTTTCAAACAACCCGTCATTCTTttacaaacaagcaaaacactTTTCTATAATACCAGCAAAAAAGGCACAATGATCACTGTTCAAGTTAATGAACTTAACAAGGCAGCTAATAAATCAGACTAGCCGAGTTCAAAACAAGAAACTGGCGAGAATCTGTGACAGCCTTCAATAACTTTCCTTTAAACTGCAATTATAAACAGCCACTGTTGTGATTTACCAATATTCTTTAAACTATGTATTTTCTAAACAAGCCGAAGGAGGTGCTTTAAGGTGGATGTTCACAGTAAGATTTACACTGAATAAGCATGTGATCATTTCTCAGCACTGTAGAGCAACCTGACAAACTGCTACATCACAGTCTTTTTGGTGTCTTTTGATTGAGTAGCTCAAGCCTTCTTCcacatttaatgtcatttaaagaCTGACACCAACAGTGACGCACAGACAGGACTGAGTTTGACTGCTTACTCCTGTCAAAGAGATCCTCCGCTGAGATGCAGTTGACCTCCTTTGATTACTGAGGTGAGAGTGGATGCTGATAAGAAGTCTGTGTCTTAGAGGCAAATTCTGTGGATAGAAATtctgtgatttttaattttttttttttttttacagtttagcTAGGCTCTTTTCCAGGCTCTCCATGTCTGCATCCCCATCTTCACCCTTGCTGCCGCGGGCACTGCATTCCAGGAACTCCACCTTCATCGGCAGCTGGCTGAACTCGAAATCCTTGCCCTTTTTCCCCAGATGCACACTGCCACCCACAGAACCATCCTGAGAGCTCAGGGCTGCAGAGCGAGTCACTCGCAAGGTGTTCCTTGAGGAAACAAGAGACAAGACTGAAGCATAAAGGTGATTCGATCCACAAGTATAATGttcttgagcaagacactgaataCTTATTTTGCCAAATAGCCAGGCCAACGTCTCGCATGGCCTCCATTAGTGAGGCCAAATGGGGAAAAGCCAAAGATGACTATAAAAGCCTCCACATTCCATTTAAAGACACCAACACAATAGGAATAAAATATTACAACCATCCAAAACAGAAATCACTTATTGTGTCTTTTACACCTCAGATTATTGCTGTGTACTTACAAACACTTATAAGGAGAGTCCTACTATAATAACTGGACACACTTACAACTCAACACATATATGGGGAGCACATTTCTAACCTAACAGTTAAAACAACAATTACAGAAGATCATTATTAGTTATTCTAACAGAGAACTTGGGGTGTACATTTATCTGAGGTTTGCCTAAAATAAAGACGAAAATGTGTGAAACATAACACaacaatgcagaaaaaataTCAGTTACTTACAACTCcttttccagctgctgctgaattaGTTTAGCAGACTTTGCCATGGTGATATCTATAAAGGAAGGAGAACAGCAATTAAGGGGCCACATAACAAACAAGCAACTTTCAGTGGAGGCTGAAACTAAGGAACAAGAGGTAAAGTGTAAATAACTGGGTAATTTTCACAGTGAAGTTATTCTCGGACCTTGTTTGTTGCACGTCACCAGGAGAGTCGGGGCATTCCTGGATATCACAGTGTCCGTAAGCAAGATGTACAGGAACTCTGCCACATCTCTCACTTCCTTCTGGAAGATAGCGCTGTCTATTACGAACACAATGGCTCTGGAGAGACGAGTGAGAGAGGGTGATGATGAGAGAAGATGTGATCGGGACATATTTATCAGATAATTGGTAACTTTGTCTCTAATGGGCTGAAAGAAATGTACATCTGTTATTCAGACAGGTTGTCCTGTTCTCACCTTGCTGCAGATTTGAACTTCTCCAGGTACTGAGAGCGAAGACTGTCATGTCCTGGCAGGTCTATCAGAGTCCAGGTGCTGCCCTGAATACAGGAGGGACATAAAGGTAACAACTGTAACCCATGCTCATCATGAAGTGATGATAACTGATGATAAACCTAACTTACCTTGTCATTTTTAACTTTGTATGGAGCACTGCTGTCAGTGATGGAGGTCTGTGTGCGCTTGAACTTCCCTGACAACAACTGCCAAAGCATGAAACAAGCAATCATTTATAAAGAAAATTCACCGTGTAAGGGTCTCGTCTCAGCTCAGCATCCTGTGACAGACAACGTGGCGATGCAAACCACGTTTTAGTTGGATCAACTCACCCGGCTGAAGAGAAGTGTTTTCCCAGAGTCGCACAGTCCGACCAGCAACACTGCACTTCTGACTGTTTTGCTGGAGAGGAAGTACTTCAGGAACACTGAAAAGGGAAAGCAAGGAGCGATTCAGTAACCCTGCTGTATATTcatatataaaacacaacaaatgggGATGACTTGCATGAAGAAACGCTGACAATCTGAACAATTGACAGCTGCTGGCGTTTGCATGAACTTAGCTAACAGTTAGCTTCCGCTCATGCTAATTCATCTGATGGTTTTACCGCACATATTCCTTTATTAAATTAGCACTAAAGATTAAATGTCAACGTTGAATATCCTGCTAACAAACCCGCTTTCTAACAATCCACTTTGCAGCCAACTATGATAAGCTAGTGACTAGGCCTAGCCAACAATTAGCGTTAGCATGATACCTTCAGCACTAACGGTAAATTCTTACCACAGGTAATGACAACGACAGCCAGAGCGACGATAACTCCGATCAGAAAAACTGGGTCCTGGTCTTCCAGCTGTTGACGCAGAGATTCAATGTAAGGTTCAAACGGGTTTTCTGCCATTTTCAAGTCTGCTTTTTCTCCCATGTTGCCACCGGTACTGTCTGCCTCCATCTGTCCGCTCAAGCTAATCTGAGACTGGGACACGTCTCCTTCCTTCTACGGGCTGTAGCGAGCCCGGGGTgtcagcagggggcgctgccGACCAGGTCAGAGTTGTTAGAGAGACAAAAGTGTGACTCACTGTTATTATGGCCAAATAAATTCTTATTCTTTACTTCCAAGGTCAAAACTGTGAGGCAATTAAACAGTTTGACTTACTAAGTCAAAATGATGAGATAATTTGTCAAAATTTTGACTGGTCGAGATACTGTTGGTATTTTTGGActtttattcctttaaattattatttttgtttcctgtcaaaaatgtaaatctCAAATTTATAATCTCATATCTAGCTAATTGCAAGAAACGTTCAAGACATTAGTCACCAATACATTATTGGCTGCTTTATTTGTCTCTGTATATAGAGGTATACATGTAAAGACTTGTATATATTCCGATTTAAAAAAGGGAACCAAATCAAACTTCTCTGGCTTCAATTTTGAGTGAGTGGTTTCGTTAAAAGCACTAAAATGCTGCTGTTATCTCATAATTTAGGCTAATATATGCTATCTGTATGCTAGTTGGAAAGAGAGCCTCAGTTGTTGGTCTccaaaagaagggaaaaaaggcaAATTGATGGAAATTGCGGCATTTATGATCATTTGTGAGACCATAGTCTCATCGCAAGTATCTGTCGTTGTTACCCAGTGGCTTATGTAGCCTTAAAGGATGATCTTACAGTTAGTC comes from Scatophagus argus isolate fScaArg1 chromosome 5, fScaArg1.pri, whole genome shotgun sequence and encodes:
- the srprb gene encoding signal recognition particle receptor subunit beta, coding for MEADSTGGNMGEKADLKMAENPFEPYIESLRQQLEDQDPVFLIGVIVALAVVVITCVFLKYFLSSKTVRSAVLLVGLCDSGKTLLFSRLLSGKFKRTQTSITDSSAPYKVKNDKGSTWTLIDLPGHDSLRSQYLEKFKSAARAIVFVIDSAIFQKEVRDVAEFLYILLTDTVISRNAPTLLVTCNKQDITMAKSAKLIQQQLEKELNTLRVTRSAALSSQDGSVGGSVHLGKKGKDFEFSQLPMKVEFLECSARGSKGEDGDADMESLEKSLAKL